In Crinalium epipsammum PCC 9333, the following are encoded in one genomic region:
- a CDS encoding nitrate ABC transporter ATP-binding protein (This model describes the ATP binding subunits of ATP-binding cassette (ABC) transporters for nitrate transport, or for bicarbonate transport, in bacteria and archaea.), with translation MQTTTSALNPQPSALKRDPFLVIDNVSKVFPTPNGSFIALEDVNLTVYEGEFVCLIGHSGCGKSTLLNMVAGFNKPTSGEITLQAKRITEPGPDRMMVFQNYSLLPWMTAYENIYLAVDAVYADKPNSFKKEIVEEHLQLVGLTEAAHKKPSQLSGGMKQRVAIARALAIRPQVLILDEPFGALDAITKEELQEELLAIWREHRVTVLMITHDIDEALFLADRLVMMTNGPAANIGEVLDIPFSRPRNRAEIIEDPDYYNLRNYALDFLFNRFAHLD, from the coding sequence ATGCAAACTACTACCTCAGCCCTCAACCCTCAGCCCTCAGCCCTGAAGCGCGATCCTTTTCTTGTTATAGATAACGTTTCCAAGGTCTTTCCCACTCCCAATGGCTCCTTTATCGCCTTGGAAGATGTTAACCTCACAGTTTATGAAGGTGAATTTGTTTGCTTGATCGGTCACTCTGGTTGTGGCAAATCAACATTATTAAATATGGTGGCTGGGTTTAACAAACCTACAAGTGGCGAAATCACGCTACAAGCCAAGCGCATCACAGAACCAGGTCCAGATCGGATGATGGTGTTCCAAAACTACTCCCTGCTGCCTTGGATGACCGCTTATGAGAATATCTACCTCGCGGTGGATGCTGTCTATGCAGATAAACCAAATTCCTTTAAAAAAGAGATTGTTGAGGAGCATTTGCAGCTTGTGGGACTAACAGAAGCAGCGCATAAAAAGCCATCGCAGTTGTCTGGGGGGATGAAACAAAGAGTTGCGATCGCCCGTGCATTAGCAATACGTCCGCAAGTCTTAATTTTAGATGAACCCTTTGGGGCATTAGATGCCATTACCAAAGAAGAATTACAAGAAGAACTACTAGCAATTTGGCGCGAACACCGAGTCACAGTGCTAATGATTACCCATGATATTGATGAAGCACTGTTTCTAGCAGACCGTTTAGTAATGATGACCAATGGCCCCGCAGCAAACATCGGTGAAGTCTTAGATATACCTTTCTCTCGTCCTAGAAACCGTGCTGAAATTATCGAAGATCCCGATTACTATAATTTGCGTAACTACGCCCTCGACTTTTTGTTTAACCGCTTTGCTCATTTGGATTAG
- a CDS encoding ferredoxin--nitrite reductase, with the protein MVEAAPLKESKNKFERLKAEKDGLEVRKELEHFAQIGWEAMDETDRDYRLKWLGIFYRPMTPGLFMMRLRMPSGILTSGQMRVLAEIVQRFCNSSGFQDQGIADITTRQNIQIRSIRIEDLPEICKRLQEAGMTSIQSGMDNVRNITGSPVAGIDADELIDTRGIVRKVQDMITNNGEGNPSFTNLPRKFNIAIAGCRDNSVHAEINDLAFIPAYKNGVIGFNVIVGGFFSAKACIEAIPLNAWVDPRDVVAVCEAVLLVYRNNGLRANRQKARIMYLIEDWGIEKFRSEVEKQLGHSLQTAAEKDEILWDKRDHIGIHSQKQPALNYIGLHIPMGRMYADDMFDLARLADVYGSGEIRLTVEQNVIIPNIPDSRIASLLKEPLLQRFKVNPETLERSLISCTGAEFCNFALVETKNRALALIKELDAELSVPSSVRLHWTGCPNSCAQPQVADIGLMGTKVRKNGKTLEGVDIYLGGKVGKDAHLGTCAIKSIPCEDLKQVLRDLLIKDFGAQLKSEAELTATNTASVTISAVADQINNVLESKVQSNGNGIATQTAEAVIAPPAPSPSQTATINFAQSGKEVTCNGDDLILDVAEASGIELPSSCRSGTCGTCKQKLVEGQVEYEGEPEALEDSDREQGFILACIARPVGKVVIDA; encoded by the coding sequence ATGGTAGAAGCAGCACCACTGAAAGAATCCAAGAACAAATTTGAAAGATTAAAAGCTGAAAAAGATGGTCTAGAAGTTAGAAAAGAACTAGAACATTTTGCCCAAATTGGTTGGGAAGCAATGGATGAAACTGACCGCGACTATCGCTTAAAGTGGTTAGGTATTTTCTATCGTCCCATGACTCCTGGCTTATTTATGATGCGGTTGCGGATGCCTAGTGGTATCTTAACTAGCGGTCAGATGCGGGTGTTAGCAGAAATTGTGCAAAGGTTCTGTAATAGTTCAGGATTTCAAGACCAAGGAATCGCTGATATTACTACTAGACAAAATATTCAAATACGCAGTATTCGGATTGAAGATTTACCAGAAATTTGCAAGCGTTTGCAAGAAGCTGGTATGACCAGTATTCAATCTGGGATGGATAATGTTCGCAATATTACAGGTTCACCTGTGGCGGGAATTGATGCGGATGAATTAATTGATACGCGAGGGATTGTCCGCAAAGTCCAAGATATGATTACCAACAATGGTGAGGGTAATCCATCTTTTACTAATTTGCCTCGTAAATTTAATATTGCGATCGCAGGTTGTCGTGATAACTCTGTCCACGCAGAAATAAACGATTTAGCATTTATCCCCGCCTACAAAAACGGCGTGATTGGCTTTAACGTTATAGTTGGTGGTTTCTTCTCAGCTAAAGCTTGTATAGAAGCAATTCCTCTTAATGCTTGGGTTGATCCTCGTGATGTTGTCGCCGTTTGCGAAGCTGTTTTACTCGTTTATCGCAACAACGGTTTGCGGGCGAATCGGCAAAAAGCACGGATCATGTATCTGATTGAAGATTGGGGAATTGAAAAGTTTCGCTCAGAAGTCGAAAAACAATTAGGTCATTCCCTGCAAACTGCGGCTGAAAAAGATGAAATTCTTTGGGATAAGCGCGACCACATTGGGATTCATTCCCAGAAACAACCTGCTTTAAACTATATCGGTTTGCACATTCCGATGGGTCGGATGTATGCCGATGATATGTTTGATTTGGCGCGTTTGGCTGATGTTTACGGTAGCGGTGAAATTCGGCTAACTGTTGAGCAAAACGTCATAATTCCTAATATTCCTGATTCTCGGATTGCTTCGTTGTTGAAAGAACCGCTACTGCAACGTTTTAAAGTTAATCCTGAAACATTAGAGCGATCGCTAATTTCTTGCACAGGTGCAGAATTTTGTAATTTTGCCTTAGTTGAAACCAAAAACCGCGCCTTAGCACTAATTAAAGAATTAGATGCAGAGTTATCAGTACCTTCATCAGTGCGGTTGCACTGGACTGGATGCCCTAATTCCTGCGCTCAACCTCAAGTTGCTGACATTGGTTTGATGGGTACTAAGGTGCGTAAAAACGGCAAAACCTTAGAAGGTGTTGATATCTATTTGGGTGGCAAAGTCGGTAAAGATGCCCATCTCGGTACTTGTGCAATTAAGAGTATTCCTTGTGAGGATTTAAAGCAAGTATTGCGGGATTTGTTAATTAAAGATTTTGGCGCTCAACTCAAGTCAGAAGCAGAGTTAACAGCAACTAATACTGCATCAGTAACTATAAGTGCGGTTGCAGATCAGATTAACAATGTCCTTGAGTCAAAGGTACAGAGTAATGGAAATGGTATTGCTACCCAAACAGCAGAAGCAGTTATTGCACCACCAGCGCCATCTCCATCCCAAACTGCGACGATTAACTTCGCTCAATCTGGCAAAGAAGTTACTTGTAATGGAGATGACTTAATTTTAGATGTCGCTGAAGCTTCCGGGATCGAGCTTCCTAGCAGTTGTCGTTCTGGAACCTGTGGAACTTGCAAACAGAAGCTTGTAGAAGGACAAGTCGAGTATGAGGGAGAACCAGAAGCTTTAGAAGATAGCGATCGAGAACAAGGATTTATTTTAGCTTGTATTGCTCGACCTGTTGGCAAAGTCGTAATTGATGCTTAA
- a CDS encoding CmpA/NrtA family ABC transporter substrate-binding protein, whose product MERRQFLKYTSLAAAGFAFAACQNGYGSKTDNATAKKPDNIFGDLEKRNLTIGIMPVIDSAPIIIAKEKGFFEKYGLNVKIAQEKSWETLKESLIQGRLDAAHALYGMPLLAQLGAKAAPMVSLMTLNLNGNAITLSRKFWNAGIRPGIDYLNFHEFTDSFAKYIKSFSEPPSFGIVDRSAMGNYILRYWLATMNINPDRDVKLIEIPPAEMLDMLRNGTIEGYCIEEPLNQQAVLEEVGFTVYVDRDIWSGHPEKVLATMQPWIDANPVTTKAMVAAVLEACQYCDRTKNRLPVTKIISDPKYLNTNVDYAKNSMLGKYNYGGFDQKSRIKQINDFNLFHLRNTSYLNKPDHANYPWQSHAVWLLTQMIRWNQIEQTQYPKEANEILKKVYPPEIYQEVAKALKIPLPTQTMKVEPADVFIDKWAFDPNQPVEYLNNFEIRAN is encoded by the coding sequence ATGGAGCGTCGTCAGTTTCTCAAATATACCAGTTTGGCAGCAGCAGGATTTGCCTTTGCAGCCTGCCAGAATGGTTATGGTTCCAAAACGGATAATGCCACAGCCAAAAAGCCGGATAATATTTTTGGCGATTTGGAAAAACGCAACCTGACGATTGGCATTATGCCTGTGATCGACTCTGCGCCGATCATCATTGCCAAAGAGAAAGGCTTTTTTGAAAAGTACGGTCTCAACGTCAAGATCGCTCAAGAAAAAAGCTGGGAAACTCTTAAGGAGAGTTTAATTCAGGGGCGCTTGGATGCCGCTCATGCTTTATATGGTATGCCTTTGTTGGCACAGTTGGGCGCTAAGGCTGCGCCTATGGTTTCCCTGATGACCCTGAATTTGAATGGCAATGCCATCACTCTTTCCCGCAAATTTTGGAACGCGGGTATTCGACCTGGAATAGATTATCTAAATTTTCATGAATTTACTGACTCATTTGCAAAATATATTAAAAGTTTTAGTGAGCCTCCTAGCTTTGGGATTGTAGATCGATCTGCAATGGGCAACTACATCCTCCGCTATTGGCTGGCAACGATGAATATTAATCCCGATCGCGATGTCAAACTAATTGAGATCCCACCAGCAGAAATGCTGGATATGCTTAGGAATGGCACGATTGAGGGCTATTGTATAGAGGAACCTTTGAACCAGCAGGCAGTGTTGGAAGAAGTTGGTTTCACTGTTTATGTGGATCGAGATATTTGGAGTGGTCATCCAGAAAAAGTTTTAGCAACGATGCAACCTTGGATAGATGCAAATCCTGTCACAACTAAGGCAATGGTTGCGGCTGTGCTAGAGGCTTGTCAGTATTGCGATCGCACTAAGAACCGTTTACCAGTCACCAAAATTATCTCAGATCCTAAATATCTCAACACAAACGTAGATTATGCCAAAAACTCCATGCTGGGGAAATATAACTACGGTGGCTTCGATCAAAAAAGCAGAATTAAACAAATTAATGATTTCAACCTGTTTCACTTACGCAACACCAGCTATTTAAATAAGCCAGATCATGCCAACTATCCTTGGCAGTCCCACGCCGTTTGGCTGTTAACCCAAATGATTCGCTGGAATCAGATTGAACAAACACAGTATCCCAAGGAGGCCAACGAAATTCTTAAAAAAGTTTACCCTCCAGAAATTTATCAGGAAGTTGCTAAGGCGCTCAAAATTCCTCTGCCTACTCAGACGATGAAAGTTGAGCCAGCAGATGTTTTCATTGATAAGTGGGCGTTTGACCCTAATCAGCCTGTTGAGTACCTCAATAACTTTGAAATTCGGGCTAACTAA
- a CDS encoding Rpn family recombination-promoting nuclease/putative transposase, with amino-acid sequence MYDNTCKFIAETFPADIATWLLGEPISLTKLEPSELSAEPIRADSLIFLESEEIILHAEFQTAPKPDIPFRMADYRLRAYRRYPGKQMRQIVIYLRQSGSDLVYQNTFEFDNFRSSFEVIRLWEQPTEIFLQSPGLFPFAVLSQTNNADNVLRQVAGQIERISNNREQSNVAASTAMLAGLVLSKDLINSVLRQEIMRESVIYQEIEAEAMQKGIQQGIQQGVQQGIQQGVQQGVQQGVQQEAVSFVLRLLKRRLGEVKPELQAQIQGLSVQQLEELGEALLDFQSESDLVAWLEKL; translated from the coding sequence ATGTACGATAACACTTGTAAATTTATCGCTGAGACGTTCCCTGCTGATATCGCCACTTGGTTGTTAGGCGAACCTATCAGCCTAACTAAGCTAGAACCTTCAGAATTGTCTGCTGAACCGATCCGCGCCGACTCGCTGATCTTCTTAGAATCTGAAGAAATTATCCTACACGCAGAGTTTCAAACAGCACCCAAGCCAGATATTCCGTTTCGCATGGCTGATTATCGCTTGCGGGCATACCGTCGCTATCCTGGTAAACAGATGCGTCAAATAGTAATTTATTTACGCCAGTCTGGATCTGATTTGGTTTATCAGAATACCTTTGAATTTGATAACTTCCGGTCTAGTTTTGAGGTTATTCGACTGTGGGAACAACCAACTGAAATATTTTTACAGTCCCCAGGGTTATTCCCGTTTGCGGTTTTGAGTCAGACAAATAACGCTGATAATGTTCTGCGACAGGTTGCGGGACAGATTGAGAGAATTAGCAATAATAGGGAGCAGAGTAATGTAGCTGCTTCTACAGCAATGTTGGCAGGGTTAGTATTGAGTAAGGATCTGATTAACAGCGTCTTGAGGCAAGAGATTATGCGAGAGTCAGTAATTTATCAGGAAATCGAGGCTGAAGCCATGCAAAAAGGTATTCAGCAAGGTATTCAACAAGGTGTTCAACAAGGTATTCAACAAGGTGTTCAACAAGGTGTTCAGCAAGGTGTTCAACAAGAAGCGGTGTCTTTCGTCTTACGCTTGCTGAAACGACGGCTAGGAGAAGTTAAGCCAGAATTACAAGCACAAATTCAAGGGTTATCTGTCCAGCAGTTAGAAGAATTAGGGGAAGCACTGCTGGATTTTCAGAGTGAATCAGATTTGGTCGCATGGCTTGAGAAACTTTAA